The Citrus sinensis cultivar Valencia sweet orange chromosome 4, DVS_A1.0, whole genome shotgun sequence DNA segment TCTATCCTTAGAACGATAACCTCGATCCTTGATTTTATCGGTTTCATCTCGATCTCGTTCCCGATCAGAGTCTCTACCCCTGTCACGATCCCGGctctttcttctttccctCTCCCTGTCTCTCTCCCTatctctatctctctctctgtccCTCTCCCTGTCTCTGTCCTTGCTTCTTTCTCCACTTGCCTCTGTCTTGTGATCAGACTTGGGTCTCTGCACAGGCTCTTCTCTTGCCTCTCCATCAGAGGGCATGCTCTTGGATTCATCATCACTCTTCTTAGAATCCTTCAGTCGATCAAGTGCTGCTTTTACCTTGGATCCACCGGATTCAGGATTAATGGGTACTAAAGCTTCAATGGGAAAAGTGGTATGGTTATTAGCTTGTGGGCTGCTTTGCGGAACTTCCTGCAAAACAGGGCGGGAGTAATCACTATCCTTCACTTCCACATGCTACTGGTAAAACGATTCACAAGAAGTATAAGAAAAGGGGAAATAGAATCACCTTCGGAGTTGACTGAGGTTGTGAATCCACAGTCTTGCTGGAAAATGTAAATGATGTTCCATCCTTACAGACTGGTATATACTTTGCCTTGGGAAGGCTGTACAGGTGAGCCAGGACCCTACAAACTTCATCAATCCCAGATTTCTCTGCATCAAATGCTTTCCACCAAGGCGGATTCTCAGGAAGGGGTATCTGGAACCTACGAGCAGCAGCATATACAACCCCACAAGCCACGACCTCGCTCTTGAATCGGACACACAAAGTTGTGCGCAGACTATTCAAAAGAGAGAGTTTATATGGAATGGAAccaggaaaagaaaaatcaagggATACGATGACCACAAATAACAGAACCCCAGAAACTACCCGCAGGAAAAGGCAAGATACTCGGAGTTTCCAGAAATACTAGCTCTTGAAGCATCATATTCATGCAAATTTTGTCTTACACATTAAGATTCTCAGTAGGaaactagaaaaataataactttgaTAGAGGTCATACTGTACTGTCATTTCACGCACTAATCATGCCACTCTACGAACTCACAATGGAAAGTATGAATGACAATACTTCTCAACATACCTTAATGCTAAACTAGTCGGATCAGACCAAAAAGCACTGACATGATGAAATAGCAGTATAGGACATATCATGCCAGCCTTCTTGCTCATATTCTACCCTTGTCACTTAATATCATAATCAAAACCTGATTCCCAATATGTCTAGTAGGCCAACTCccagattattattattcaattatagCTAATAGCTCCAACATCAGTGCTAGAGATGCCTTTTCTACAACTCACCATGGTCTCTTTCTTGGGAGATAATTTCCAGATGGTAAAACATAGTAAAGTGACTCTGCTCTAAACTGTTTAAAATTGGTCTCCgaagaataaattttacagcaaatccagatttttttcttttttatgataaacAGCAAATCTAGTTAAAATGATACCATTCCAACACTTTtagacctttctttttcttaccCAAGAATTTCATGCTCAAAAGCCAAAAAGTTTAGCTGATAACAGAATGCACCAGAAATGCTTTTTCTCAATTCATATGACTCTTTTTTAAAGTTAGCTAAACTCGGACCTCGGAGAGGTATACTCCAAGcttcataataaataaataccatGTAATAGCATGTAAATGAATATGTGAACATTCGGGAGAAGATTTGATAAACAACACCTTGAACATAATGTGGTAAAATAGATCATTTTGCAAAATGCTCAGAGCACAAACACACTAAAAAACTGAATTGGAATCCAACAATTATCATATCAAAGGATAAATCAAATACTAGAAGAAGAATTGACATATGaacacacacaaacatactAAAAAGCAGTTCTGTTGCAACAAATACCTATCATTTGCTAGATTCCAAGCTTCCTGTCTCAATTCTAGAGGTGTCTCAAGGGTGGCAAGGTAGTTTGATATGAATTTGTGAGGGTGTTCAACGTGACAAACAAAGCCCATCTCTTTCAATATATGTCTTTCTGTTCTGCTCATTTCCATTTTCAATTCTGAAAATTTCTGTACACATGAATTATCAAAGAagagtttaaataaataaaaatgcaaagcAAGAGTTTTATAGAAACGCAGGAGTTTTATAAGTgcaaaaatttacttaaatgaTTGATCTACCCACTAATGTGATCAGTGCACCTACTGCTAGAGTAAAGGAAATGACCAATGCCTTGAACCACAAGCAAGAAACCAATACGCATCAATACAACATATAAGTATGTAAACAACAGGGATTCTAACCTTTGAAAACAAATCCAAATGCTCTATGGGTAAGCCCTCCCTTCTGCATTCCATTCTATGGAAAACAATGATTACTTGCCTTGCTTTCCGAGGGCTCTCCTCCAGCTTTGATGCAAGCCATACGGAACTAGCAGCCACTATCTGGAAAATATCATCACATCAATGCAAATAATAGAAGACAAACCCAACAAATCCAGTCAAATTAAGCAATTAGTCAGTGTTTCTTAGTCAATAAAAGACATGATTCAGGGATCAGTATGaatcttatattttcaaacaaaaaccTAAAGTTTAGCAAACCCAAATCATTATAAGATACACAAACACATAATTCAAAATCTCCTTTTGTTTGCACAATCACTCAGCAAAGATGGCTAACCTTCACATCAAAACGAGCAAATGATCTCTTGCAATAGAAACGATGGAATAAAACCTGACCAGTAGCCATTACAGCTTGCGGTCTATAAACAACACAAATAAAGGAAACAATGGAACCAGCATATTGCATAGGACACTGacaaacaaaaacttaaaaatagaaaataaactgAATATCAAAACAGTAGAAGGATACAATTTAAGCAAAATTCCACTTTCTTGAATGAGGTCACAGCCATAGATTCTCAAAGTGGTTTCTGTTGCTTCATCAATGCCATCTTTTCTAGACGGTGAGTCCTTTAGCTGCTCATCTGTTAggtaaaaattatcaattgcCGTGTAAATCATTCTTGCTCAAGATCCCTCACTTTCAACTACCTGAAATGAACAACACAATATGAAACTTCCAATTATTTTCACTtgttaagtaaattaaaaaaaaaaaaaaaaccctaggTTCTTGTTTGGCTGCGGAGACAAACTGAAGTTCTAAAGTGATTTGAGTTAAAtctgaaataaataaagtaacaTAACATGAGATTAATGAGTAATCATTCTACTCGAGTTGACTTAGCAAGTTAAATTTTCATGGAACAAACGAAGCAATTGATACatgaattttctattttttttatttcgaaaaattttctcgtcaAAAGACGGAAAATAGCTACAGAATTCACATAATTGcaaatttgaattcaaaacaTTGCTAGTTAGGAGGGAGAGAGGGAGAGGAGAGAGTACCTGGAGGATTTGCCTCGGCAACACTGCAAGCAGTGTCGTTTTGAGAAATTTGTGACAGAAGTAGACGATGCAACCCGGGAGGAATGGGCCGGGTCGACACTGAACCCAAACCCAAATGGGACTTAAATTTTACTTGCCACGTGGAGAGCTAATTGTCAAGACTGAAAATTACTAAATAGTCCCCCATTATTTTCGTAATTTACGCGTTGGAGTTCTCTTCTTCTCCATCCAAAAACCCTAGGGTTTTAGCGCGGCCCTGAAATTGAACTATTGTCTATTCATTTCATTGAAATTATGTCTAACTCCCcttaaatttcagaatttttcagttttcacaCCTTTTAGCTTCCGAAACAAAAGGCAACACAAAACACATTCTGTGGAATTGATTGAGCTACCAAAAGCTGCTGTTGCTACAGCAGTTGGTACGAAGCgctttttcaattgttttagtaatttttttttcaattgataaTCACCTGTTaatgaatgaatttttttttcatattttaatgtaGCGTTTACTctgatagaatttaaattctaatgtgcttttttgtttttcaggATCTTGGTGATTTGAAAAATGGGAAAACTTGGGAAGAAAGCGAGAAAGTTCGCAAAGAAGAATCTTCAGTcggttttaaaaagaaaacgaaaGATTAAGTCTACGTTCAAGAAGAAAGCTTCTAAAAGTAGGCATtttggtatttatttttgttaaattttagtatGAGCTTATTTATGTTGCATTTCTTAGTACGAATCAAGTTTAGTGCAATATTTAGTGAAAgaatcttataaaattttaagcttgagttaataatttttttggtaacATTGTTATTAATGCAATTTTCTGTAGAAGATCAGCGGGATGCAgctgaaaatgaagaagagaaTGTGGAGTTGTCCACCAGAaggtaaaacttgaaatgacACGAGAGTTTAAATAATAactgttttattttgtaatggaGGAATGCCCAGCTCCATCTCCAAGATTTGTTAATAATTCTTGTACTTTAATTCAGTTTTTAATCTACTTTATATCATATTACTATATGCTTATGTAATTGAAAATAAGTGCATCATACTAGTCAATAGAATAGCAAGGTTAGATTTTAGTTGAGTATTTTATAGGCGTTTATCTAAaatgttcattacaaaatCTCAATTCTGTTACAGAAACCCTGAAAATGGAGATATTGAAGACATGTCCCTTGAGGCAATATTTAGTGAAGATGAGAGTGATGAAGATGAGGGTGATGTGGATGTAGATGACTCAGGCAGTGATGGATATCTTTCAGAGGTTTTGAAACCTATCGTGTGTGAAGTTTTTGTTAATGTGTTTCATCTCGTGGGGTTTAAATGTTGATGTAGTTGTTTTGATGACCAGGACTCAAATTGTCTGCCCATAGCTGAAAGTGAGATTCATCTAGGAGGTGAGGATTATTACCTAttgttgtttttaaattatttcaaatatttttttctccctttcaTTATCTGCTTGCTAATTTTGTTAGAAATTTATTCATAGAGAATGGTGCTGCTGGCAAGCCGTCAGCACAGAACCAGGAAATCCTTTTGGAACTggagaataaaaagaaaaaattgagcaGACTGAAAGCAAAGGTAAGAGGTTTTCAATATACTTTTTTTGGGATGGATCTTAGAATATTAATGTAAATGAATTGAAACCGAAAACAACTCGATTTGAGGagctttattttgtttatcattTGAGTCAAAACACTTGTGAGTTACATGACAGATCTTGAaaagtttgtttctttttttttttttttttcatctgaTTGTccatcttttgtttgtttcctCTGTTATACCATATCTGTTAATTAGAAATAATCACTCATTTGATGAATTTCTTTTACTCGAAAATTTTCAGGATCCAGGATTTTCCAAGTTTTTGGAAAGCCATGATAAAGGTCTCAAATCATTCAGAAATGAGAATGCTGTAAGTTAATTAAGGTGTCCTTTTCTTGAGAATGATATCTCGAGGAAATAATGTGCACTTCGGTTTACCCGCCTGGTGCTTTGGCTGTTTGTCATGCGCTTATATAATCCAATTAGTTCATATACAAGCGTTATTTGCAAAAATCTGACGTTGGGGGccataatttcataaagtatAATGTGTCATGTTGATTGATCATTATGTTGACACAGGCTACTCTTggtatttcttaaaatatgaCGTTTGAATCTCAGATGTAGCCTGTTTATGTGTATTGGCTGGTTTTGccatttcattaattttcacTGTCTTTCATGTATAGTATtcagatgaagatgaaaggAGTGATGATGGTATGCAGTCAATGGATGAAGATGGCccacatttatatttgaaCAAGCTCTTGACTAGTTCTGCAATTAATTCTTGGTGTCACTTAGTTAAAGAGCAGCACAATGCCTCTGCCTTTATTAGTCTACTGAATGCATATCGAGCTTCCTGCCACTATGGAGCTGAATCAACTGGTATCCTTGGATCTGGGTCTGGCGCTCCCATGCTAGACTGTGAAACTTTTTGCAAGATATTGATGTTCGTGCTTCGTGAGGCTGATGATGTATTTCGTGAGATGCTGGGTATATCCTCAAACTGCAAAAGGGATACCATACTGGGACTGAAGAATAACTCAAAATGGAAAACTGTGAGGCCACTGATCAAGTCTTACTTGAGAAGTACACTGTTCATGCTGAATCAGGCCACGGACTCTGAGATATTAGCATTCTCCTTAAACAGACTCAGAGCCTCTATAGTATTTTTTGCTGCTTTTCCTCTTTTAATCCGTAGACTGATCAAGGTATTTTCAGCTGAAAAGCTTGTACATGAAATTCACTTTATTTATGCATTTACTATCCATCCAGTATAGATATCTAGTCAATATACGACAAAGTGTACTTGTGGTTAATATGAGTGTTATCATTAGGATTACACAGTTGGTGTAACGAACTTGACTTTCACAAACTAATGCATGGTACAGATAATTGCAATCTGTTGGAATGTGGGATCTTATCTTACTCTGTGAATGTCTTCAACTCCTAACCTATATCCTTATATTTATCATGGAATCTTACTCTTTGAATTACATACAGATTGCGGTTCATCTCTGGGCAACTGGTGAAGAGACTGTATCATTTCATTCCTTTCTGATCTTACAAGATGTGGCTTCTGGGTTTAGCTCAGATTGCTTTGACTTATGCTTGATAAAAATGTACAAAGCCTTCATTGGTCATTGCAAATTTGTGGAGCCAGCTTTATTTAAGCATTTACAATTTCTGAGGAACTCATTTGTTGAGTTATGCTCCCAAGATCTACTGAGATCATCAAACAAGGCAAAGGTTTCTATCAATAACCTTTCTAGGATACTTCAGTTGGGTCTGCAAACTAAGAAGAAGGTATGCTGTGAGCATGTTATCTTAATTTCCTTGTTTTCTTGAATTTAGATATTATTTCATTGCCGATTAGATGACGTTCCAATGGATATGTGCTGTTTATTATGACTTTTTATATCTCAGAGAAcgttttcatcattttctgttTCTTATTGCTTATAAGCAGGAAGCAGTTAAGAAGATATGTAGTTGGCAGTATGCTAACTGCATTGATCTCTGGGTTACATATATATCACACTGCATACATGATTATGATCTTCAGCCGTTGCTTTATATCATCATTCAGATTATAAATGGAATGGCTACTCTATTTCCGGGACCTAGATATTTGCCTTTAAGATGCAAATGCATTGAATGGTTGAATCATCTCTCTAGTTCCAGTGGGATTTTCATCCCCGTCACATCATTAATGTTGGATGTTTTGGAATATAAAGTAAGCAAAGAGGTTGGGAAGCCCGGGAAGGACTTTAACTTTTCTTCTGCAGTAAAGGTTAGAAATTTCCTATATTTGTGTAATAATATTTGAGTGCTGCTATACTGTATTTGCTTATATGGTTATTTAGCATTCACATTTAGCTCAAatctttgtttattattttccttatttttcttctaatttatatttcattgaCCACCTATTCTTCTTTCAAATCCTTACATTTATCTATCCTAAAAtctcttataatttttgtataaCTAGTAATAGATGTATTATTCTGCAGTTACCAAAACATTGGCTGAAATCCCGGAACTTCCGAGAGGATTGTGTTTTTTCTGCCATTGAACTGCTCAGTGCACACTTCGCTCAGTGGAGCTACCACATATCTTTTCCTGAACTGGCAACTATTCCTCTTATCCATCTTAGGAAGTTTCAAGAGAAATCTGACGTTGAAAGTTTGCGGCGAGTGGTGAAACGTTTTATTGATGTGGTACTATTTCTTGTGAAAGAATTTAATGTCTTCTTATACCTCTTACCTTGACAATGAATTTAGTATTTCTTCATATAGGAACAAACCTTGAAAACTACCAATAGCTTGCTCCTCGATGATAGTTTTAGAATGAAGCACTacagaaaagaaaggaaaaacttAGTTATGCATTATGTACTTGTTCAAGGAGTGGTAGTTTACTGGCTGGGCTGGAAGCACGTTATGATAGACATTATAAGTTTAGAGAAGCTTGACAAAAAACTTCTGAGCtatttgtttggacattaactGAATTTAGATAAGCTGTAGAGAAAATATGGGAACATGATAACAAAATTGAACTTCTAGCCAAGTAGATCTAAAACATCCACCCTCCTATCTTCCTATGATACCAATGATGTGAAAGTTAAACCTTTTCCACTTATGAGGTTTCTAAAGCAGTTGAAGCCTGGATTAATTTGATTGGTCTCAGATCAAGCCTGAAGTGCCATATTTTATTGGCAATAggaagaattaataaaaatccaaTACAGGACTGAAGAcctgaaaatttgaaatgttaTTCTATATGTGTTGGCCATATTTTTCACTGAATGCATTAtacttctttaaattttctgttaaaaatctGAATTAATTGGGAGAGTGATGTTTCATGATGTGACTTATTGTGTACTGAGTCTGAACATTTGTGTGCAACACTTTTTTCTTGCACTGTAGGTTGAGCAGAACATTGAATTTgtgaaaaagaagagagatgAAGTGGCCTTTTCCCCAAATGACCAGCAATCAGTTGAAGCGTTTCTTCAGGTCAGtatgtttatattatttatatattttgggGTTAGAGATATCTATCGTTCTCTCACTCTGATCAATGTTTA contains these protein-coding regions:
- the LOC102614084 gene encoding protein REBELOTE isoform X1, translated to MGKLGKKARKFAKKNLQSVLKRKRKIKSTFKKKASKKDQRDAAENEEENVELSTRRNPENGDIEDMSLEAIFSEDESDEDEGDVDVDDSGSDGYLSEDSNCLPIAESEIHLGENGAAGKPSAQNQEILLELENKKKKLSRLKAKDPGFSKFLESHDKGLKSFRNENAYSDEDERSDDGMQSMDEDGPHLYLNKLLTSSAINSWCHLVKEQHNASAFISLLNAYRASCHYGAESTGILGSGSGAPMLDCETFCKILMFVLREADDVFREMLGISSNCKRDTILGLKNNSKWKTVRPLIKSYLRSTLFMLNQATDSEILAFSLNRLRASIVFFAAFPLLIRRLIKIAVHLWATGEETVSFHSFLILQDVASGFSSDCFDLCLIKMYKAFIGHCKFVEPALFKHLQFLRNSFVELCSQDLLRSSNKAKVSINNLSRILQLGLQTKKKEAVKKICSWQYANCIDLWVTYISHCIHDYDLQPLLYIIIQIINGMATLFPGPRYLPLRCKCIEWLNHLSSSSGIFIPVTSLMLDVLEYKVSKEVGKPGKDFNFSSAVKLPKHWLKSRNFREDCVFSAIELLSAHFAQWSYHISFPELATIPLIHLRKFQEKSDVESLRRVVKRFIDVVEQNIEFVKKKRDEVAFSPNDQQSVEAFLQPEKCSGNTPFTQYYRSVMEKAASRSLIMNENKSFLEQKKQKRKRGQNIVDVRANGEKVPEKSKVDQAVSVKDGK
- the LOC102614084 gene encoding protein REBELOTE isoform X2; the encoded protein is MGKLGKKARKFAKKNLQSVLKRKRKIKSTFKKKASKNQRDAAENEEENVELSTRRNPENGDIEDMSLEAIFSEDESDEDEGDVDVDDSGSDGYLSEDSNCLPIAESEIHLGENGAAGKPSAQNQEILLELENKKKKLSRLKAKDPGFSKFLESHDKGLKSFRNENAYSDEDERSDDGMQSMDEDGPHLYLNKLLTSSAINSWCHLVKEQHNASAFISLLNAYRASCHYGAESTGILGSGSGAPMLDCETFCKILMFVLREADDVFREMLGISSNCKRDTILGLKNNSKWKTVRPLIKSYLRSTLFMLNQATDSEILAFSLNRLRASIVFFAAFPLLIRRLIKIAVHLWATGEETVSFHSFLILQDVASGFSSDCFDLCLIKMYKAFIGHCKFVEPALFKHLQFLRNSFVELCSQDLLRSSNKAKVSINNLSRILQLGLQTKKKEAVKKICSWQYANCIDLWVTYISHCIHDYDLQPLLYIIIQIINGMATLFPGPRYLPLRCKCIEWLNHLSSSSGIFIPVTSLMLDVLEYKVSKEVGKPGKDFNFSSAVKLPKHWLKSRNFREDCVFSAIELLSAHFAQWSYHISFPELATIPLIHLRKFQEKSDVESLRRVVKRFIDVVEQNIEFVKKKRDEVAFSPNDQQSVEAFLQPEKCSGNTPFTQYYRSVMEKAASRSLIMNENKSFLEQKKQKRKRGQNIVDVRANGEKVPEKSKVDQAVSVKDGK
- the LOC102614657 gene encoding cyclin-L1-1, giving the protein MIYTAIDNFYLTDEQLKDSPSRKDGIDEATETTLRIYGCDLIQESGILLKLPQAVMATGQVLFHRFYCKRSFARFDVKIVAASSVWLASKLEESPRKARQVIIVFHRMECRREGLPIEHLDLFSKKFSELKMEMSRTERHILKEMGFVCHVEHPHKFISNYLATLETPLELRQEAWNLANDSLRTTLCVRFKSEVVACGVVYAAARRFQIPLPENPPWWKAFDAEKSGIDEVCRVLAHLYSLPKAKYIPVCKDGTSFTFSSKTVDSQPQSTPKEVPQSSPQANNHTTFPIEALVPINPESGGSKVKAALDRLKDSKKSDDESKSMPSDGEAREEPVQRPKSDHKTEASGERSKDRDRERDRERDRDRERDRERERRKSRDRDRGRDSDRERDRDETDKIKDRGYRSKDRMKDSGGHSEKSRHHSTRDRDYHSYSSSREKDRHRHY